CGCACGAGTCTGGACCGACTGAAGTAAGCGTCTCATCTGGATCCTACATTTCACGCTGCTTGACGGGGTTAAGGCCGACGACCCCCAGGAGTCGTCCAAGATGGTCCATCAGCTTGACCAGATACTTCATAAACAGGTGATGACCCGCCACCAGCAAAAATGGCAGCGAGAGGGTATAAAGTGGGGCGGCTACCATCGACTTCAGGATTCCCTTGATCCGACCTTTGGGATGGCGGAGGGAATTCCTCCCACGCAGGAGCGCACGCTCAATCATGAATCGACGACGCCAGCGGTTCGGCGGAACCGTCTCGTAGGCGACCGCCTCGTCGCACCACACAAACCGCGCCCCAGCCGCCATCGCTCGGCGAAAAAAGTCCTGATCCTCACCACCGTTATTGAATTGAGCCAGAAACGGTTCGGTCATCCGGCTCAGGATTCCCCTCCGAAAGAGAACGTTGCCGGTGCGGCATTCCTGCCAGCCCATCTCAAAGCCGGTCTCATGACGTGGGCGGTCGTAGAAACCGCCCCGACGGATCCAGGCCGGCGGTTCCTCGTCAAAATGCGGAAGAACCGGGCCCAGAACGCCATCCACCTGCAAGCGCTCGCAGGTGCTCATCAGCAGATGGGCCCATTCCCTCACTGCAAACTCGTCGTCATCGATGAACGCAATGAACTCACCCGGGGCATTGGCGATGGCGCAGTTGCGCACCAATGCGATATTCTTTCGCGGCTCGACACAGTAGATGAGCGTGAAGGGGGCTTTGCCCTTGAACGCCTCGACGGTGGAACGTCCCGACTCCGCCGCATCGTTGTCAGCCACCACCACCGAAAGTTCGATGCCATCGGCGTTTGTCTGCGCAGCCAACGATTCCAGGAGCCTGAGCAGCAGCTTAGGCCGCTGATAAGTGCAAATGCAGACACTGAGCGTCACAGGTGCAGTGCTCATGGGTTCCAGGACTTCTCGATGAGCTGGCGAAAAGTCAGCTCGGTGCTCAGCAGGCGGTGGATCTCGCTCGTTCGATTGGCCCGGCCAGAGACATGGTCGTTCACCATCCGTTCTACCATTTTGCCATCCCAGAGCCCGCGATTGAGAGTTCTCCGGTCGAGGAGAACCTCCTTAAGGTAGTTACCCAGCCGATCGCGATACCAAACGCGGAAGTGATAAAACTTGTGTCGACCAAGGAACAACTTCTCCAGATGCAACGGCTGAAGCACACGATCAACCTTCGCCAGCCACTGCGGCATGCCGTAGTCGTAGGCATATTCCGCCCGCACGGTGAACTCCTGATAGCCATTGCGCAACTTCGTGAGCACCGGGGTGGGATGCCAGGACACCCCCCGATCGGTATCGATGCGGGTAAGCGAGGGCGAAGCGTCCTGGATGAGCCGGAGCGAGGGTCCTAAGCTCCGGCGCAACTCCTCGGGCGCTCGGTAAACGCTGGAGACCAGCTCCTTCTCCAAAAATGGGGTCCGCATCACCAGCTGGGACTCCTCTACTGCCAGGCGCGAATAGTGGTGCCAGGGCACCTGCTTGAAGAGAATGAACGAGAGCGGATGCCCGCTGGCCAAGGCTCGGTAAGTCTGCCCCGCTTCGCCGATTTGACGGACAAACTCCGCGTCAAAATGCTCGCCCGCCTCTCGGGAGGGTCGGAAAGCCACATTGTGACGAATCACCTCCGAGCCATAATTTCCTGTCACTCTCACCGGCGCGATCTGGCGCGCGGCCCGGTTGACGTAGAGCTCAACCGCCCCCGTGACATCCATGGTGCCATCGGTCAGATACACCGTCCGAGGAGCCAGTTGCGGGAACTGGCTCAAAAAATCCTCGGCCACGGGGATCAGCTGGTAAGGCTGCTGGCAGAGACGCGCGACCTCGCGCGCGAGGCGGACGTCGGCGCACTCGCGGTAAGCGCCAGCAAACGTGTAACAATCGACAGAATTGGGCGCCAAATGCGCGCCAGCCATGAACATGCGGCTATCGAGCCCACCGGTCAGGGACACGCCCACTTTCTGCGAACCAGACAGACATCGTGGAAGCACCTGTTCAAAACTGGACTTGAGCCCCTGGTAGTAGGTCTCCGCAGTCCCCGCGCCCTGCCCCTCCCACACACTCGGGGAAAAATAGGTCGTCCGCCTGGTTTCGCCCGACCTCGACAGGAACCACAGGGACGCACCCGGAAGGAGCGATATCCCCTGAAACAAGGAGCGATTCTCGAGAACACACCCGCAACTCACCACCTCGGCGAGGCCGCGGGTATCCAAACGTCGCACCTCGGGCAGGACCGCCAGCAGCGCCTTGGCCTCGGAGGCAAAATAAATGCCGTCCGCGTTCTCATGGAGGTAGATCCGACTCAACCCATACCGATCATTGAAAAGCACCGCCGATCCCGCACGCTGATCGATGACCAGACCACTGAACCAGCCCGGAATGTCGTGAACAAAGGATTCACCTTTCTCTTCATACCAGTGCACCAGCGCCGACGGATCAGGGGATATCCCGGCATGCCCGCGAGATCGGAGCTCCTGCAACACCTGGGGATCGAGTGGAAGGTCCCCGCGAAAGATCAGCCCAATGTCCCGAGTTTCGTTCCAATAAGGCTGGGATGCGGCGCCGGATTCGGCGTGCATGGACCAAGCCACCCAGAGACCGAGTTCGGGAAAGGATCGGTGTCCCGAAAGATAGTGGGCCTCGTGCTGCAAAGGAGCCAGCATTCGGCTCAATCGTTGATCGAGATCCGCAGCTCGCTGCTTGGCTATGAATCCAGCAAATCCAGGCATGGGTTTGAGTGAGCTGGAGGCAGTTCAGCTAGCCGACGACGACAGACGCGCGAAGAGAGGCCGAGGTGGCGGCGATGGGAAATGGAGCAGGGAGGGATTGAACTTCCATATTCGCGGCTTGCGCCGAGACGCTCTGCCAATTGAGCTACTGCCCCATCAAAATCGATCTCTATAAGGTGACGGCCGCTTATGCTGCGCAGGTCACCACCATGTGCCGTTCGGAGCGGCAACATTTTCACCGTCCAGCTGCCGTCTGTTGCTTGTAGCGAATGCCGTACCACTTTGCCCGCCAGGCAGTCATCGTGTCCAACATCTTCTCCGGAAGGTAGTCGGTGAGCTGATGATGCAGCTTGCCCTTCAACAGCAGCTCGCCCTTCCAGCTCAACGGAACAAAATACCGCGGAACCTCGACGCATTCGAACTTGTGGTTGATCTTGAACTCGCCAATCCCCCGTCGACTCCACATGCCGTAGTGCAGATTCGGCACCTGCTTCTGGGCACAAATCTCCACCGCCTTGGCGATCAGCGCATTCGTCGGAGCTTTGTCCCGATGCGCCATCAAGGAGAGAATCTGCATCAAATTCGCCACCTGGTTGCCGTGCACCAGCTTGATGAATCCGATCAGCTTGCCTTCAAAAAAGGCCCCGATGAACTCGCTCCTCTCCAGGTAGCTGGCATGGTCGCGCTTCAAGACCTCCAGGGTCTTGCCGTAGTGCTTGAACGGCTTGCCCTGGCGAAGCGGAGACTCATCGTAAAGGACCTTGATCCCCGCCACCAGCTCGTCGTTGAACTCGACCGTTCGAATCTCAACACCGGTCTTTGCGGCCTTGCGAACCATGTTCCGGGTTTTGTCCTTGAGGCTCTTCCACCAAGCCTCGTAGGTGGTGATCGGCATCACCGCGATCCGATCCGGCTCCACATGATACTGAAATCGCGGGGTGCGGTCCGCGACGCTCTGAAGAAAGGTAAACAGATCCGCACGGCCGCCCGCCTCACGAAGCTTCTGAAAAAATGCCGGGGGATCCTGGATCGTGTCGTAATACTCCGCACGCAACCGGCCGCGTCTGAGAAGCTTTCCGGCGATCACCACTTCCTGATTGTCGATCGTCAAATTTGAACTCATAGGAATCTGCGCTGCCTAAGTCTGCGATGCTCGCGCTGCCACCTTCTCCGGCGTAGGCTCAGCCGGGCGAGCAAAGGGGAATAGCCTTCCGAAAACCTTCCGCAGGCGAACCATCTGCTCGCCGCGGTGGAACGCGATCAGTTCTTGAGAAACTGGCCGTTTCATACGGGTGATCATGGCCCAGAGGAAGCCGCTCAGAAAATAGAGACCACCGATCAGATAGGGCCGGTCCTTCATCTGAAAGCAACCCCGCAGCAGCTCCCAAAGCGGATGCCCGCCTACATAGTAGGCCTTCTGACCATAGCGAAAACGCACCATCAAGGGGTTGTCGTTGCCCGTCCCCAACTGACGATGATGCGAGCAACTCTTCTCAACATAGGTGCGGGTCTGCCAGCCTCGCATGCGGGCCGTGGTCACCGCTATCCAATCGATGGCCCCTCCCTTGATGGGTATGTATCCGCCCACCTGCTCGAAGCACTTCCGGCGAAAAAGCTGACAGGCTCCGGAGACATGCTCCAGGTTGGCAAACTGATGGCCGTAGCTGTGGTTGTTGCCGGTGTCGGACTCCACGAAAGGCGTGCCCGTGACGCCGAGCTTCGGGTTGTCCACAAACTTGGAAGTCAGGAACTCCAGGTAATCAGGTTCGAAGGTGATGTCCGCATCGAGATTCCCAATCACATCGAACTCAAGGGACTTGAGCCTCTCGTACCCGGCATTGAAACAATTGGCCTTCGCCGCAAAAGTGCGGTCCCGGCGGTCGGGCATGCGGACGAGCTCGATCCATGAATGCTGCGCCGCATACCGTTGCACAATCTCGTCGGTCCGATCCGTAGATCCATCGCTGACGATCACCCACTTCTTCGGCAGCAGGGTCTGGGCGGCTACGGACCGGATCGTGTTCTCGATCAACGCCTCCTCGTTCCGGGCCGGAGTCACCAAAACATAACTGAGTCGTGAAGTGTTCATGGGAAGGTTCAGCAGGAGAGATGGCCGCTAGGGCGATCCACATGTGCCACTAGATTCATCCGCGTGCCGTTGCAGGGCATTTTGCACAGAAGATGAGCCAGCGCCTTGAACATCGTGGCCTGCCCCCAATGGAAGTACGGGGTCCGCGCAATCATCATCGGATACTGGCGATAGTAGAAATAGCCGGTCGGATCTTGCATCGTGGTGATGGTCCAACGGGCCACTTTCTGCGCCATCTCCAGCGCATCCGGATCGAGCTCAGAGAACAAGGCAAACGTGTCGATGGCCTGGGAAGCGCACTGAATATCCACCGGGAAAGTGTGGTTGTGATAGTACCTCGGCCGGCCGGTGTCTTCAAAAAACACGTCCTTGAAGTACTGATACCCCTTCATCAAGTGCGGCTTGAAGGTTGTGTCCCCCGTCGCGTCGATGTAGCGCTTGATGTTGTCGAGATTGTACGCGGTGTGGAAATTATCGATCCAATGGAACGATGGGTGCTCACCATACCACCAGGACCCGTCCTCACGCTGACGGCTGCAGGAGTAGAGCACCGCCTGACGAGCCAAATCGATGTATTCATCCTTCTTGGCGTGCTTCCATGTCCGGGCGAGCATGCCGGCTCCGAGCAAGCTGGAATTGTGGATGGAGCTTTGTTCGTATCCGACGTAGCTCAAGCAGGTGCCGGTCGCGGTCCGTTCCCGAGGAATGCTCTGAATCCAAGTGCAGATTCCCTTCGCCACCTCGAGCCAGCGCTCGTTCTGAGTTTGCTCGAAGGCTTCGAGAAACCCCTGCCCGATCAGACTGCTCCACACGATGGTAGGCTCGCCCTTCGGAATGCTGCCTCCCCGCGCGGAAAACTTGAAGTGGTTGCCCCAACTGTGTCCGGGGTAAGTGGTGGTGTGATTTTTATCGAGCCAGTCCAGACACGCCTCACCCTTCAACCGGTCCTCATCCCGTCGGAATTTCTGAAAGAGCAGCATATGCCCGAAGGCCATAAAGCCGCGTCCCTTGGTCGAATCCAAGGGCTTCACCCCCAGTACTGGCCGAAGATTGATGGGAAACTTCCAGATGATCTGCTGAAGAACGCGCTCGGCAAACAGATTGCCGAAGGTGAGCGGCGCAAGGAAGGATGTCTGCCCATCCCCGGGATCATAACCCTTGTAGTTGCGCTCTTCCACCCACTTCTGAACAGCAGTCAAGCTGGATTGAAAAGGTTCATTCATAAACTCAAGCCAAACATTACCACGATCTTTTGTGCACGGTATGACCGTGACCCCGACTACTTGTTCTTCCCGTCGATCAAACCATCCACCAAGGCGAGGTATTCCGTTTTCTTGCGACCCCAGCCGTTCTCAGCCACATAGCGATACCCATTGGATGCAAGTTGCTTCCTCAGGCCGGGACTGGAGGCGACCTCTAGCATCGCGTTCGCCAGATCCTCCACATTTTCGCTTTCGAAGAACCTCACTTCTTTCTCTGTGAAATAGAAGCTATCAATTTTAGTTCTCGAAACCACTACCGGCAAGCCTTGCGACATAAACTCCATGATCTTGGTGCTGTAGGCCTCATTGCCAAACGAGTTGGCCCGCTTGGGAACCACCCCGAGATCCGCCTCCGCCAGCAGCTCGGGAATCCGCTCCGTCGGCACCGGTGGATTTATCTTCACCTGGTCCGACAGATGCAACTCCTTGACCAACTGCTCCAACGCCTCGCGCTGATCGCCCTTCCCGTAAACATGGAATTCTGCATTCGGCACCCGCTTGACGAAGAGGCTGAAGGCACGAATCGCCAGATCCAAACCCTGGTGCCACTGAAAGCCGCCCGGAAAGATAACGATGTAACGGTCGTCAAAGCGACGCCGGATACGCGGAGCAAACACACCCAAATCGATGTAGTTGATGTACGTGGAACAGTGTTCCGGCTTCACCGACCGCTTGGTGATCTTGTCGTACCAAAGGTGGTTGGAAATGATAACGTGGTGGGAGAGCCCCGCACAGACCTTCTCCACGAGCAGGAGCGTCTTCTTGAGCAGGCTGTCAGGTCCGGTCTTAAATTTGCTCTCGAAGAACTCTGGGACGATGTCGTGAATATCGAGAATGACCTTGGCGCCGGTGAGCCGGGGAAACAGCGCGCAGAACACCAGGAAATCAGGAACATTGTGAACATGGATGGCATCAAACCCATGGCGGAAATGCCTTCCGGTTAGAACCGCGCCCGCACGCAGGCTGAACAGTAGAATCCTCCTCAGGTAGTCCCACTTCCCGCGCTCGTTGTGGAGCCGCGTCTGCAAATGGGAGACGTGCACTCCCTCATGAAAACCATCTTTCTCCCCATCGCTGCCGTCGCCTAGAGAAAGCACTTCAACCTGATCCCCCCGATCAGCCAAAGCCGTCGCATAGCGCTTGATCCGATTGTCCGACTCGTAGTGGCTGTAGGCCACCATGCAGACATGCCGGCCGACCCGCTGGGGTCTCATCGGTCGCTGCGGCTTGCAATAGCGTGAGAGATCCTTGGCCAAACCGTGCCAGTATTCACCGGCATAGCGGTCCTGAATGTACCTCAGCAAGTCGCGATAATGGCTCGCCGGAAACTCACCGGCCGGGGCATCTCCGCTGCCAAAGAAGACGTAGTCCGGGTGCACGTTGAGCAGGACCATCCCACCTTGCTTGGCCACCCAGTCCACCTTTTGCTTCCAAACATCGATCGTCTTCTCCTTAAGCACCGTAAAGAGCGTAAAATCCTGAACCAAGGTATAAGGCATCTCCATGTAGCCCCCTCCGGTCCGAGGGTTCGGCACCCAGAAGGGAAAGATGGTGTTCATGCCGTCGGGCTGTGGCTCGAAGGGATCCGTGTCGAAGGTGCTGGCGTCGTACTCGATCTCCAGATCGTGGATCCAATCCAGATTGTGGTGCATGAAAGGCGACCGAAAACCGACCGCCTTCCAATCCTTCAGATACTCATTGATCCGCAACGCCCGGCTGCGAAAAATCTCACGAGAGCCATACAGCTTGCCATCGTGCTTGAGCCCGTGAACCCCCACTTCAAATCCGTGCGCCACCACCCGCTCCCGAAGCTCCTTCGGCGTGGTGTAGGCTTCGGGAACGAAGTTGAAGGAAGATTTGTAACCGAGGTCCTGCTCCAATCGCATCAACTGCTCGACCCTGGATACCCCCAAGGGGCCCTCCACATCATGAGTGAGCACGACAGCGAAACGCTTTTGATCAGGCCACCCAGCCCAATTCTCGGGTGGCAGAAAGGAGGAGGCGCTAACCGGCCAGACCTGCTGGTGTGTCGACCGTTTAATGGAGGCGCGCAGCTGACGTGCCGAGATGCGCAACCACCAAGGCAACACCGGCTTCAGCCAATAGTATGCAGTTCGGGCGAACATGGTTTGATGGGCTAACGCGTCGGCAACTAACTTCGTCTACTGAGCGGGCGGCCGGCGTTCAGCCGCCGGCAAAGGTACAGGCTGCCGCCCTTGGTGTCAGCCCTGGCACATCGGCTGACTTGGCACTGGCGGCGTCACCGGTTTCCAACGGCCATGCCTGTGAAAACAACAAAGAGACATTGGCCAACAGTCAGTCAGGCATCCGCAACAGCGGGCTTCCGGTTACGGAAGCTCCTGGCTCAGGCTTTCCGGGACATACTGACGCGTCCGATTCAAAACGGCTCCCACGTGGGTTCCGGTATCGGACAAAATTTGCGCGGACTGGCGAAGCACTGCGGCATTGGTTCGCTCCGACTCAGCGACCACCAAAACCATGTCCATGAAGCGCGCCACTCGCGGTGCAATGCTGGTCTGGCTCATGGGAGGCAGATCAAACAGAATATAGTCGTAACTGCTCAGCTTCAGCTTGGGCAGCAACCCCAGAAAACGCTTGTGCAGAATCTTCGGAAGATTGCCGGTCACATCCTGCTCGGAGACGACAAACAGGTTGTCCTGAACCTGGGCCTCGTTCCGCCGGCTGCCCTCCAGCACATCCACCAGACCTAGCTGAGGCTTGCCACGGAAGAACTGCTGAACCGCACCGCCGTCCTCTTTCATATCGACGACCAGGACATTCCCGTCGCCGCTGTTCGAGAGCGACGCCGCCAAGCCGGCGACCACCGTTGTGACCCCCGCCTCGGCATGACACCCGGTAATCCCGAGCAGCTTGGGCTTATGGGTCAGCTGGTGAGCATCGAAGAACGCGACCAAGCGGTCTCTGAGAGTCTCGAACAAGGGCTGAAGCTCGGCCGACTCGGTAACCGTAGGCAGCACCACCGGCATCACCTCACCTGCGGCAGCCGGCGAATCTGATGGGGCCTTGACAGCGGTAGGCTCACCTCCGGCAGGCAGTAGCTTGCGCGCCTTGGGAGACGCGAGTTCGGCGTTCTCGGGGATGGAAATGAACAACGGAACCCCAGCCTTCTTCTCCACTTCGGAGGGACGACGAATGCTCTGATCCAGGAACAGATCCAGAATAAAGGCCAGCAGCAGAGCAAAAGCAAACGGAATAACCAACGCGGCCGCGCTGAGCTTCAACCGTTGTCCGGAGTCTTTCGCCGCCGTGGCTGGCGCCTGGACGAGACTCAGGTTCATCACCTTGCCCGGCCCCAGCGCCTCATCCACCGCCGCCTGATCCAGATTCTGTTGATAATAGCGGTACTTCGCTTCCTGCAGATCCTTGGTCCGCTTCAGGTCGCCTATTTTAATGTCCGCATCGACCAGTTCCGAGGCTTCGCGCTTGGACTGAGTCAGATAGTCACGCAGGGTGGCGATCTTCGCCTGCAAAGTCCCGATCCGGGAGGTTTCTCGTTGGATGGCCTCGGCGGGATTCAAGGCAATCTCAGCGCTGGTGCGGGCATACCCGCCGCTGGAGCTCGAACTGGCCGGCGTGATGCTCATCTGGAATTGGATGTTCGGAAAGGCCTTCCGCAACTCCTGAACCTGGCGATCGGACTCCACGATTAGGTTTCGCACCCGCTTCACCGCCGGATGGGCTTCGGTGTACTGCTTCAGCAAATCTTTCTCATGCTTCCTCACCAACTCCAGCTCCGACGTCAAGGCTCGGTAGGCATCCAATCTGTCCTGGGGAATCACAGCGAAGGCGGCGGCAACATTGGTAGGACCGAGCGGCGCAGAACCCGGATTGAGGTTTGCGGCGGAACCTTCCGCCGACGGCGCGGAGTTGGAAATCGACTGCGACGCGGCCGCAACGCCTTGCGTGGGCGTCAGGAATGCCAGCGAGACTTTGGCTTCGGCCAACTCGGTCTCAGCTGAGAGCAACTGCTCCGAGAGCTTGCTGATCCGATCCTGCAATGTCCGCTTGCTGTCCTCCACCGAGAGAATTCCCTGGTTGGTCTGGATCTGCACCAGCGCACTCTCCGTCTGAGTCAGAGACATCCGTAGCGCTTCTCGCTGGCGCTTGAGCACATCATCAAGCACTCCCGATTGGCGGTGGATCTCCACGTGCTTTTCCTGATAGGCCGCGACGAATTTCGTCAAAATGGGCTGAACAATCTCGGGATCCGGATGAGTGAATGAGACCAGGATGATGTTGCTGCGCTTCGGGTTGATAGCAACCATCCCTTCCTTCAGGACGGCGGCCGCAGCCACCTTGTTCGTGCCGCCTCCAACCTTGGCCAGAATTCTCTCCGGCCCAAATTCCTGAGCCACTTGCAAAGCGAGGTCGAAGCTGTTGAAGATCTCCACCTCAGAACTCATGACGTTCTCACCATAGCGGTCCGGGGAGACCACCGTCGCATCCGAGCCGGTCGGTGAAATGGAGCGCTTCTCCATCACAAACCGCACCAGAATTTTGGCTTCGGAGGTGTACACCGGTTTGATCACGAGAAAGGCACACGTCGAAGCCACAATCCCGAGCAGCGCAAATCCCAGGATAAGCTTCCAGCGGCGGAACAGCGTGAAATAGATGTCGGTGAGACCAAAACCTTGCGGCTGGTCCGTCACATTTTTGAGGGCTTTTCCGCCCGCCTGATGTAAGGCCATGTGTTTACGAGAAACGTTACGATTTACCGTCACCAAAAGCTGCTCACTCAAGATTCGCCGGGGGCTAGCAAACGATCCGCCTCACCCCGGCACCGTGAGAAACCACCGCCCGCCTGCCACCCCTGGAGATCCGTCCTGGGCGCAAGAGATGCTCCGACCACAATCTAGTAGCTTATCGTCAGAAGGAACTGACGGGTTAAGCTCAAATTCACCACTCCATGGACAGCACAGGCACCCGATCGCCCAACTCTTTGTCACTCTCAGGCCGATGATGTTCAATCGGGCGAGGCCGCTCAGCCAGCCAGGAAACCTTACAGAGTCTTCATATCCAACGGAATACAAACAGGATAGAAAAAATGCAACCCTATCCTGGCCGCCTGGGGGGCCAGAACCGACCGATATCAGGGCAGCAGCCCCTTGCTCCGGGTGATACGAGTTAGCTGGAAAGGGTTCGGAGAACCCGAGCCGGGTTGCCAGCCACAACCGCATAGGGTGGAACGTCCTTCGTCACCACGCTTCCGGCACCCACGATGGCATGCTCCCCGATAGTAACGCCACAAAGTAGAGTGGCTCCCGATCCGATTGAGGCTCCCTTGCGCACAACGGTTGGACGGCACTCCCAATCCGCTTCGGTTTGAAGCCCGCCTGCGCTGGTGGTCGCCCGAGGAAAGAGATCATTGATGAAGGTGACGGAATGCCCAACAAACACCTCGTCTTCGATGGTCACGCCCTCGCAGACAAAACTGTGGCTGGAAATCTTGCACCGGGCGCCGATCTTGGCGCCTTTCTGAATCTCGACGAATGTGCCGATTTTCGTTTCGTCGCCGATCTCGCATCCGTAGAGGTTAACAAAACCGAAGAGCCGGACACCGCGACCCAAACGAACGTCGGGAGCGACCCGGAGGAAGGATTGATTTGCATCCATAGAAAGGACCACGGGACGGAGGTCTGCGACCGCGGCCCCATGGAAAGGATCCATCTGTTAGTGTTTAGCGTCGGAGGCGTCGCTGCTTAATTCATCCAGGCGAACTTCAGCACCGCCGCGCTTCAAGGACTCGGAAGCCGCCTCGAGAATTTTGACGACCTGCATGCCTCTGAGCCCAGAGGTGATCGGAGTCTTGCCATCGCGAATGCAGTCCACGAAATGCTGACACTGCACCTTCAACGGCTCCTCCTGCTTGACGTAGGGCGTGTAAACATCCCCGTAGTGGTAGGAGTAGTGAAACTCCGCGAAGCTATCATAGTGAGGGGGACGTTCCACTCGCGCATCAAAGACCTTGATCTTCTCCAGGGTGGCCACGTCGTCGTACACGATCATCCGCTTCGAGCCCACGATGGTCATCTCCCTGATCTTACGGGGATCTAGCCAACTGCTGTGGATGAGC
The nucleotide sequence above comes from Verrucomicrobiales bacterium. Encoded proteins:
- a CDS encoding glycosyltransferase; the encoded protein is MSTAPVTLSVCICTYQRPKLLLRLLESLAAQTNADGIELSVVVADNDAAESGRSTVEAFKGKAPFTLIYCVEPRKNIALVRNCAIANAPGEFIAFIDDDEFAVREWAHLLMSTCERLQVDGVLGPVLPHFDEEPPAWIRRGGFYDRPRHETGFEMGWQECRTGNVLFRRGILSRMTEPFLAQFNNGGEDQDFFRRAMAAGARFVWCDEAVAYETVPPNRWRRRFMIERALLRGRNSLRHPKGRIKGILKSMVAAPLYTLSLPFLLVAGHHLFMKYLVKLMDHLGRLLGVVGLNPVKQREM
- a CDS encoding N-acetyltransferase; translation: MDPFHGAAVADLRPVVLSMDANQSFLRVAPDVRLGRGVRLFGFVNLYGCEIGDETKIGTFVEIQKGAKIGARCKISSHSFVCEGVTIEDEVFVGHSVTFINDLFPRATTSAGGLQTEADWECRPTVVRKGASIGSGATLLCGVTIGEHAIVGAGSVVTKDVPPYAVVAGNPARVLRTLSS
- a CDS encoding glycosyltransferase family 2 protein produces the protein MNTSRLSYVLVTPARNEEALIENTIRSVAAQTLLPKKWVIVSDGSTDRTDEIVQRYAAQHSWIELVRMPDRRDRTFAAKANCFNAGYERLKSLEFDVIGNLDADITFEPDYLEFLTSKFVDNPKLGVTGTPFVESDTGNNHSYGHQFANLEHVSGACQLFRRKCFEQVGGYIPIKGGAIDWIAVTTARMRGWQTRTYVEKSCSHHRQLGTGNDNPLMVRFRYGQKAYYVGGHPLWELLRGCFQMKDRPYLIGGLYFLSGFLWAMITRMKRPVSQELIAFHRGEQMVRLRKVFGRLFPFARPAEPTPEKVAARASQT
- a CDS encoding glycosyltransferase encodes the protein MFARTAYYWLKPVLPWWLRISARQLRASIKRSTHQQVWPVSASSFLPPENWAGWPDQKRFAVVLTHDVEGPLGVSRVEQLMRLEQDLGYKSSFNFVPEAYTTPKELRERVVAHGFEVGVHGLKHDGKLYGSREIFRSRALRINEYLKDWKAVGFRSPFMHHNLDWIHDLEIEYDASTFDTDPFEPQPDGMNTIFPFWVPNPRTGGGYMEMPYTLVQDFTLFTVLKEKTIDVWKQKVDWVAKQGGMVLLNVHPDYVFFGSGDAPAGEFPASHYRDLLRYIQDRYAGEYWHGLAKDLSRYCKPQRPMRPQRVGRHVCMVAYSHYESDNRIKRYATALADRGDQVEVLSLGDGSDGEKDGFHEGVHVSHLQTRLHNERGKWDYLRRILLFSLRAGAVLTGRHFRHGFDAIHVHNVPDFLVFCALFPRLTGAKVILDIHDIVPEFFESKFKTGPDSLLKKTLLLVEKVCAGLSHHVIISNHLWYDKITKRSVKPEHCSTYINYIDLGVFAPRIRRRFDDRYIVIFPGGFQWHQGLDLAIRAFSLFVKRVPNAEFHVYGKGDQREALEQLVKELHLSDQVKINPPVPTERIPELLAEADLGVVPKRANSFGNEAYSTKIMEFMSQGLPVVVSRTKIDSFYFTEKEVRFFESENVEDLANAMLEVASSPGLRKQLASNGYRYVAENGWGRKKTEYLALVDGLIDGKNK